In Pseudomonas oryzihabitans, the DNA window CTGGCCAGCGCACGCGGCAAGCTCAAGCGCGGCCAGGAGTTCGCCGGCAACGCCGCCATGGCCGGCGCCAGCTCGGCTGCCACGGGCGCCGCGATCGGCGGCCCGGTGCTCGGCATGATCAAGGCCTTCGCTCCGGCCGAGGACGCCGCCACCCAGCTGCGCGCCTCGCTGATGCTGAGCGACGGCACCGCCCCCAGGGAATTCAAGGAGATCTCCGACCTGGCAACGCGCCTGGGCGATCGTCTGCCCGGTACCACGGCTGAATTCCAGGAAATGATGACCATGCTGGTGCGCCAGGGGATGTCAGCCAAGACCATCCTCGGCGGCATGGGCGAAGCCGCCGCCTACCTGGGCGTCCAGCTCAAGATGCCGGTCACCGAGGCGGCTGAGTTCGCCGCCAAGATGCAGGACGCCACCCGCACCAGCGAGAAGGACCTCATGGGCCTGATGGACACCATCCAGCGCGGCTTCTACCTGGGCGTCGACTCCAACAACATGCTCGAAGGCTTCAGCAAGATCAGCCCGGCGCTAGACATCATCAAGAAGGAAGGCCTCGAGGCGGCCAACGCGCTTGCCCCCTTGCTGATCCAGCTCGACCAGACCGGCATGGAAGGCGGCGCCGCCGGCAACGCCCTGCGCAAGATCTTCCAGATGGGTATGGATACGGACAAGGTAGGCAAGGCGAACAAGGGCCTCAAGGACAAGGGCATCAAGCTGGACTTCACCGACGGCAAGGGCGAATTCGGCGGCATGGATAAGCTCTACGCCCAGCTGGACAAGCTGAAGGGGCTCAATACCGAGACCCGCCTGGGCGTGCTGAAACAGGTCTTCGGCGACGACTCCGAGACTCTCACCGCACTCAACAACATGATGTCCAAGGGCCTGGCCGGCTACCAGGAAGTCCAAGGCAAGATGAAGGCCCAGGCCGACCTGCAGATGCGCGTCAACGAGCAGTTGGGCACCCTCTCCAACACCTGGGAGGCCGCGACGGGCGCCTTCACCAACGCCCAGTCCGAATTCGGCGCCGCCGTTGCGCCCCAGCTCAAGCAAATCATCACCTGGCTGGGTGACCTCGCCGGCAAAACCGGCGCCTGGGCCCGCGAGAATCCAGTCCTCGCCGGCAACCTGGTCAAGGTAGCCGCGGTGCTGTCTGCCGTCTCGATCGCCTTCGGTACCATCGCCCTGGGCGTCGCCGGCGTGCTTGGTCCCTTCCTCGCGCTGCGCTTCATGCTCGCCCAGGTCGGCATCCGCCTGCCGAGCCTGATCGGCCTGCTATTCGATCTCGGCAAGACCGCCCTGCCCCTGGTGGCCACCGGCTTCCGGTTGCTAAATGCCGCCGTGATGGCCAACCCCATCGCCGCGGTCATTCTCGGCCTGGTCACTGCGGGCGCCTTGCTCTACGCCAACTGGAGCACTGTTGGCCCGTGGTTCAGAGGGTTATGGGAAGAGATGAAGATAGGAGCCAGGGGTGGTATTGCTGGGATTGCCAAGCTGATCTTGGACTTCTCGCCGATTGGCCTCTTCTACCGCGCCTTTGCGGCAGTGATGACCTACTTCGGCGTCGAGCTCCCCACCAAATTCACCGACCTCGGCGGGATGATGATGCAGGGCCTGGTCAACGGCATCACCAACGGCCTGGGCGCGGTGAAAAACGCCGTCATGGGCGCCGGCGAGAGCGCAATCAACTTCTTCAAGGAGAAGCTCGACATCCACTCGCCATCCCGCGTCTTCGCCTCCCTGGGTGAATTCACCATGCAGGGCCTGGCCATAGGCTTAGGCAAGGGTGAAGGCAGTCCGCTAGCCCAGATCGTCGACACCGCCAAGCGTATCGCCAGTGCCGGCGCGGTGGCCCTGGGCATCGGTACTGCCGCCACTCCGGCGCTGGCCAACGGCATCACCTTCGACGACCGCTCCGCGATGTCCGCCGCAGCGCCCGCGGCACCCGCAGGCGGCGACGTCTACAACATCACCATCAACGCAGGCACCGGTATGGACGCCCAAGCGATCGCCCGCGAGGTCCAAGCTGCCCTCACCCGCATCGAGAACCAGAAGGCCGCCCGCGGCCGCAGCAGCCTCAGAGACAGGACCTGACGACCATGATGATGGCCCTCGGCAATTTCATCTTCAGCCTCTACACCCTCGCCTACCAGGAGCTCCAGCGGCAGACCGACTACCGCCACGCCAGCAGCTCCCGCGTGGGCGCCGCGCCGGCGCGCCAATTTCTGGGCAAGGGCGACGACAGCATCACCCTGCCCGGCTGGCTCGCCCCGGAGCTTGCCGGCACGCCCAGCAGCCTGGACGTGCTGCGCTACATGGCCGGTACCGGCGGCGCATGGCCGCTGATCGAGGGCAGCGGGCGGATCTATGGCCTCTGGGTCATCGAGAGCATCACGGAGACCAAGACGCTCTTCTTCTCGGACGGCACCCCGCGACGCATCGAATTCAGCATCGCCCTCAAGCGCGTCGACGACGACACCGGCCGCGAGCTGCTCGGCGCCGGCATGGCCGGCATGGGCACCCTGCTGAGGAAACTGTTGTGATCCAGGAGCTGCTCGACACCGCCTACGGACAGCTGCGCACCCTCG includes these proteins:
- a CDS encoding phage tail tape measure protein, translating into MANDLQIRVLLSALDKVTAPLKRIAGGGNATARALKAARDRVKELNQQQQDISAYQRQREAVRQSAEALAKGQEKLRGYRQDLKAMDAPSAAFQKRFANVAAEVDRLQAKHTAQRTELQRLLPIMRSAGVDTRDLGGAQARLQAQLTSANAAIDTQRGKLERLNRMQEKLASARGKLKRGQEFAGNAAMAGASSAATGAAIGGPVLGMIKAFAPAEDAATQLRASLMLSDGTAPREFKEISDLATRLGDRLPGTTAEFQEMMTMLVRQGMSAKTILGGMGEAAAYLGVQLKMPVTEAAEFAAKMQDATRTSEKDLMGLMDTIQRGFYLGVDSNNMLEGFSKISPALDIIKKEGLEAANALAPLLIQLDQTGMEGGAAGNALRKIFQMGMDTDKVGKANKGLKDKGIKLDFTDGKGEFGGMDKLYAQLDKLKGLNTETRLGVLKQVFGDDSETLTALNNMMSKGLAGYQEVQGKMKAQADLQMRVNEQLGTLSNTWEAATGAFTNAQSEFGAAVAPQLKQIITWLGDLAGKTGAWARENPVLAGNLVKVAAVLSAVSIAFGTIALGVAGVLGPFLALRFMLAQVGIRLPSLIGLLFDLGKTALPLVATGFRLLNAAVMANPIAAVILGLVTAGALLYANWSTVGPWFRGLWEEMKIGARGGIAGIAKLILDFSPIGLFYRAFAAVMTYFGVELPTKFTDLGGMMMQGLVNGITNGLGAVKNAVMGAGESAINFFKEKLDIHSPSRVFASLGEFTMQGLAIGLGKGEGSPLAQIVDTAKRIASAGAVALGIGTAATPALANGITFDDRSAMSAAAPAAPAGGDVYNITINAGTGMDAQAIAREVQAALTRIENQKAARGRSSLRDRT
- a CDS encoding phage tail protein, which produces MMMALGNFIFSLYTLAYQELQRQTDYRHASSSRVGAAPARQFLGKGDDSITLPGWLAPELAGTPSSLDVLRYMAGTGGAWPLIEGSGRIYGLWVIESITETKTLFFSDGTPRRIEFSIALKRVDDDTGRELLGAGMAGMGTLLRKLL